A window of Hirundo rustica isolate bHirRus1 chromosome 27, bHirRus1.pri.v3, whole genome shotgun sequence contains these coding sequences:
- the LOC120763828 gene encoding acrosin-like, whose product MLLAVMNLLYLFILLAVYRPAHGTWDTCRGTCGLRPMASDYDSLAADYRIVAGTGALPGAWPWIVSIQDPRKIGTGHTCGGSLISPQWVLTAAHCFLQARNVTMWRVLIGATQLTRLGPEAQVRHVKRLLAHQQYTADSQQNDIALLELDEPVECSDYVQLACVPNTSLTVSELKACYIAGWASAGAQAQGPSDVLQEAKVRLLDIQLVNSSHWYAGTIHTHNLCAGYPRGSMDTCQGDSGGPLVCKDNSASYFWLVGVTSWRKGCARAKWPGVYTSTQHFYNWILLQMGLCSAGTATAAPESPCISTPSEQPEPTATESGCSTPTPHPEKTVTAPPTAEPTFSSTPFEQPEPTATESGCPTATPHHPAVTAMPEPASTPEQPMPAQPLLPAPHPYKILAGFLTQVHQMLQDLIGKRT is encoded by the exons AtgctgctggcagtgatgaATCTGCTGTACCTCTTCATCCTGCTGGCTGTGTACAGGCCTGCCCATGGCACCTGGGACACCTGCAG AGGGACCTGCGGCCTCCGGCCCATGGCTTCTGACTACGACTCCCTAGCTGCTGACTACAGAATCGTGGCTGGCACAGGGGCCCTGCCGGGAGCCTGGCCCTGGATTGTCAGCATCCAGGACCCCAGGAAAATAGGCACTGGCCATACATGTGGAGGGTCCCTCATCAGCCCACAGTGGGTCCTCACAGCAGCCCACTGCTTCCTCCAGGCCAG GAACGTCACCATGTGGCGCGTGCTGATCGGGGCCACCCAGCTGACCCGCCTGGGCCCCGAGGCTCAGGTGCGCCACGTCAAGCGCCTGCTGGCCCACCAGCAGTACACGGCCGACTCGCAGCAGAATGACATcgccctgctggagctggacgAGCCCGTGGAGTGCAGTGACTACGTGCAGCTGGCCTGCGTGCCCAACACCTCGCTCACGGTGTCAGAGCTGAAAGCCTGCTACATCGCTGGCTGGGCTTCCGCCGGCGCGCAAG ctcagggtcCGAGCGATGTCCTGCAGGAAGCCAAGGTCCGTCTCCTGGACATCCAGCTGGTTAACAGCAGCCACTGGTACGCGGGCACCATCCACACCCACAACCTGTGTGCTGGCTACCCACGGGGTAGCATGGACACCTGCCAG GGTGACAGTGGAGGGCCTCTGGTGTGCAAAGATAACAGCGCCAGCTACTTCTGGCTTGTTGGAGTGACCAGCTGGAGAAAAGGCTGTGCCAGAGCAAAATGGCCGGGAGTCTACACCTCCACTCAGCACTTCTACAACTGGATCCTGCTCCAGATGGgcctgtgctcagctggaaCAGCCACTGCAGCACCAGAGTCACCCTGCATCTCAACCCCTTCGGAGCAGCCAGAGCCAACAGCAACAGAGTCAGGCTGCTCTACTCCCACTCCACATCCAGAGAAAACTGTAACAGCCCCTCCAACGGCAGAGCCAACCTTCAGCTCAACTCCCTTTGAGCAGCCAGAGCCAACAGCAACAGAGTCAGGCTGCCCTACAGCCACTCCTCAtcacccagcagtgacagccaTGCCAGAGCCAGCCTCGACCCCTGAGCAGCCAATGCCAGCACAacctctcctgcctgctccgCATCCGTACAAGATACTGGCGGGATTCTTAACTCAGGTGCACCAGATGCTGCAGGACCTCATTGGAAAAAGGACATGA
- the LOC120763906 gene encoding G protein-activated inward rectifier potassium channel 1-like has protein sequence MSAVRRKFGDEYQAVGLARCSARRERQRFVDKNGRCNVQHGNLGGESSRYLSDFFTTLVDLKWRWNLLIFLLTYTVAWLVMASMWWGIAYLRGDLHQAHGDTYSPCVANVYNFPSAFLFFIETEATIGYGHRYITERCPEGIVLFLFQSLLGSVVDAFLIGCMFIKMSQPKKRAETLMFSRAAVISRRDEKLCLMFRVGNLRNSHMVSAQIRCKLIKSRQTPEGEFLPLDQCELDVGFGTGADQLFLVSPLTICHEINSESPFFCLSQRSLRSEQFEIVVILEGIVETTGMTCQARTSYTEDEVLWGHRFLPVMSLEDGFFRVDYSQFHATFEVPTPPYSVKEQEENLSQSSLLNSPTDKRTRREQVCPLDCADIAGDKNKLPAKLQKISSRKEGFPPRALRMSSSSTEKTFSTGDLLKDQEINPISGGDDSDNRMQQKALKINVKALTQSTSELELQKDFPGLGALEVKLEDNFPPKL, from the exons ATGTCAGCCGTGCGCAGGAAGTTTGGGGACGAGTACCAGGCCGTGGGCCTCGCTCGCTGCAGCGCCCGCAGAGAGCGGCAGCGCTTCGTGGACAAGAACGGGCGCTGCAACGTGCAGCACGGGAACCTGGGCGGCGAGAGCAGCCGCTACCTCTCCGACTTCTTCACCACGCTGGTGGACCTCAAGTGGCGTTGGAATCTGCTCATCTTCCTGCTGACCTACACGGTGGCGTGGCTGGTGATGGCCTCGATGTGGTGGGGCATCGCCTACCTGCGCGGGGACCTGCACCAGGCGCACGGTGACACCTACAGCCCGTGCGTGGCCAACGTGTACAACTTCCCCTCCgccttcctcttcttcatcgAGACCGAGGCCACCATCGGCTACGGGCACCGCTACATCACGGAGCGCTGCCCCGAGGGCATCGTGCTCTTCCTCTTCCAGTCGCTGCTGGGCTCCGTTGTGGACGCGTTCCTCATCGGCTGCATGTTCATCAAGATGTCCCAGCCCAAGAAGCGAGCCGAGACCCTCATGTTCAGCCGTGCCGCGGTCATCTCGCGGCGGGATGAAAAGCTCTGCCTCATGTTCCGTGTGGGCAACCTCCGCAACAGCCACATGGTGTCCGCCCAGATCCGCTGCAAGCTGATCAAG tcCAGACAGACACCGGAGGGAGAATTTCTGCCACTAGACCAGTGTGAACTGGATGTTGGATTTGGAACTGGAGCCGACCAGCTCTTTTTGGTTTCCCCTTTAACCATCTGTCACGAAATTAACTCAGAGAGcccctttttctgtctctcacaAAGATCACTGAGGAGTGAGCAGTTTGAAATAGTTGTCATCCTCGAAGGAATCGTTGAGACTACCG GAATGACGTGCCAAGCCAGGACCTCGTACACAGAAGATGAAGTCCTCTGGGGTCACAGGTTCCTCCCAGTAATGTCTCTGGAAGATGGCTTTTTCCGTGTTGATTATTCTCAGTTTCACGCCACGTTTGAAGTCCCCACTCCTCCTTACAGTGTtaaagagcaagaagaaaaccTGTCCCAGTCATCTCTCTTGAACAGTCCTACTGATAAGAGAACCAGAAGAGAACAGGTTTGTCCACTTGACTGCGCTGATATTGCAGGAGACAAGAACAAGCTCCCTGCTAAACTTCAGAAGATCAGCTCGAGGAAGGAAGGCTTTCCCCCAAGAGCCCTGAGAATGAGCTCCAGTAGCACAGAGAAGACTTTCAGCACTGGGGACCTCTTGAAAGATCAAGAAATAAATCCCATCTCTGGTGGTGACGACAGTGATAACAGGATGCAGCAGaaagccttaaaaataaatgtcaagGCTCTGACTCAGTCTACCAGTGAGCTCGAGTTACAGAAGGATTTTCCAGGTTTGGGCGCTCTGGAGGTGAAATTGGAAGATAATTTTCCTCCCAAACTTTGA